A genomic segment from Luteolibacter ambystomatis encodes:
- a CDS encoding glycoside hydrolase family 71/99-like protein, with protein sequence MFAFLGRGQAVEQLLLAHYMPWYASKPVSGGWGWHWTMNHFDPDRVLGDGRREAASHDYPLIGLYDSADDCVLECHVLLMKLAGLHGVIIDWYGTSGLNDYAMLHRNTEKLIPWLRKAGLRFAICYEDSTLKKLDAAAAVKQGTADLQWVEKHWFGDEAYVNYKHRPVLLVFGPQYLDRKAWSEMRKMWRSMPLLFGLPHLAKNHGLDGIFAWPPVRGGKTLSPAEWRGELEPLYTGGEPFIAGAFPGFHDIYKQAGVRDDSYGTIEHRDGATFAETLDLALRSKSPLIQVATWNDYGEGTVIEPTSNHGYRYLELLQRRVKPQGYGVADLRLPVMLYQLRKRGTSDAELAAALDQAAALLFASKCAEAAAVLAKVSTTLDQQVR encoded by the coding sequence TTGTTCGCGTTCCTCGGGCGGGGCCAGGCCGTTGAGCAGCTTCTCCTCGCGCATTACATGCCCTGGTATGCGAGCAAGCCCGTGAGCGGGGGGTGGGGCTGGCATTGGACGATGAATCACTTCGACCCGGATCGCGTCCTCGGGGATGGAAGACGTGAAGCCGCGTCGCATGATTATCCGCTGATTGGCCTTTACGATTCGGCTGACGATTGCGTGCTTGAGTGCCACGTTCTGCTGATGAAGCTGGCGGGGCTGCACGGAGTGATCATCGATTGGTATGGCACGTCCGGGCTCAACGACTACGCGATGCTCCATCGAAACACCGAAAAGCTCATCCCGTGGCTCAGAAAAGCAGGGCTGCGCTTTGCCATCTGCTACGAAGACAGCACGTTGAAAAAGCTCGATGCCGCCGCCGCGGTGAAGCAAGGCACCGCCGATTTGCAATGGGTGGAGAAACATTGGTTTGGCGACGAGGCGTATGTTAATTACAAGCACCGGCCCGTGCTGCTCGTCTTCGGCCCGCAGTATCTCGATCGGAAGGCATGGAGCGAGATGCGAAAGATGTGGCGCAGCATGCCGCTCCTCTTCGGCTTGCCGCACTTGGCGAAAAATCACGGCCTCGACGGCATTTTTGCCTGGCCGCCGGTGCGGGGCGGCAAGACGCTGTCACCTGCGGAATGGCGCGGGGAGCTCGAACCGCTCTATACCGGCGGCGAGCCGTTCATCGCCGGCGCGTTCCCCGGTTTCCACGACATCTATAAACAGGCCGGTGTGCGCGACGACAGCTACGGCACGATCGAGCACCGCGATGGCGCGACTTTCGCCGAAACGCTCGATCTCGCGCTGCGAAGCAAATCGCCACTGATCCAAGTCGCAACGTGGAATGACTACGGCGAAGGCACGGTGATCGAACCGACGAGCAATCACGGCTATCGCTACCTCGAACTTTTGCAACGGCGCGTGAAACCTCAGGGATACGGCGTCGCCGACCTGCGCCTGCCCGTGATGCTTTACCAACTCCGCAAGCGCGGCACAAGCGACGCGGAGCTTGCCGCTGCGCTGGATCAGGCCGCCGCGTTGCTCTTCGCCTCGAAGTGCGCCGAAGCTGCGGCGGTGCTCGCAAAGGTCAGCACCACGCTCGACCAGCAAGTTCGATGA
- a CDS encoding HD domain-containing protein, with product MDAAERLARQLRFIIEADKLKEVFRQSLCSQSRRQENDAEHSWHLALLVITLAEHSNVPDIDVARVLKMVILHDLVEIDAGDTFAYDAAGAADQKEREARAADRIFGLLPDDQAVEFRAIWEEFETRETPEAKFASAVDRLQPMLLNILTDGTSWKKYGITHDRVVARNRTIEEGSEKLWRCMSALLDEAVAKGDLKK from the coding sequence ATGGATGCTGCGGAACGACTCGCTCGCCAGCTCCGCTTCATCATCGAGGCGGACAAACTCAAGGAAGTCTTCCGCCAGAGTTTATGCTCGCAGAGCCGCAGGCAGGAGAACGATGCCGAGCATTCCTGGCATCTGGCGCTGCTGGTCATCACGCTGGCGGAGCATTCGAACGTTCCGGACATCGATGTCGCGCGCGTGCTCAAGATGGTGATCCTCCATGACCTGGTGGAGATCGATGCGGGCGATACCTTCGCCTACGATGCCGCAGGAGCAGCGGATCAGAAGGAGCGAGAAGCCCGCGCGGCGGATCGGATCTTCGGGCTGCTGCCGGACGATCAAGCCGTGGAATTTCGAGCCATCTGGGAGGAGTTCGAGACTCGGGAAACCCCGGAGGCCAAATTCGCTTCAGCGGTGGACCGTCTCCAGCCGATGCTCCTGAATATTTTAACAGATGGCACTTCGTGGAAGAAATACGGCATCACGCATGACCGTGTCGTCGCGCGAAACCGCACCATCGAAGAAGGCTCGGAGAAGCTATGGCGCTGTATGTCCGCGCTATTGGACGAGGCGGTCGCAAAAGGGGATCTGAAGAAGTAG
- a CDS encoding alpha/beta fold hydrolase produces the protein MDGTDVLSREFAGGDWHGHPVTVLPIPKEGAQDYESLVTALAPQLPEGPLVLIGESFSGPIAMKLAKRERGRVEALVIAGGFCASPAPAGLALVPLRPLFLLPPPAIFLKKYLAGPEATHELVESLGAAIRSVPSATLSARAEVILALQESDCPSFESLPVLLVQAHHDEVLSWESQSRLERHFPEADSVWIESPHLLLATNPDVCREAVVEFLSRVPA, from the coding sequence TTGGATGGCACTGACGTCCTGAGCCGGGAATTCGCGGGCGGCGATTGGCATGGCCATCCGGTGACGGTCCTGCCGATCCCGAAGGAAGGAGCGCAGGATTATGAGTCGTTGGTGACGGCACTCGCGCCGCAATTGCCGGAAGGACCGCTGGTGTTGATCGGGGAATCGTTCTCCGGTCCGATCGCAATGAAGCTCGCGAAGCGGGAGCGTGGGCGGGTTGAGGCGCTGGTGATCGCCGGTGGATTCTGTGCGTCTCCTGCTCCGGCAGGTTTGGCCCTTGTGCCGTTGCGACCGTTGTTCCTGCTGCCGCCGCCTGCTATTTTTCTGAAGAAGTATCTCGCGGGACCGGAAGCCACTCATGAGTTGGTGGAGTCGTTGGGTGCGGCGATCCGCAGCGTGCCATCGGCGACTCTCAGCGCACGAGCGGAAGTGATTCTCGCGTTACAGGAAAGCGATTGTCCATCGTTCGAATCGCTGCCGGTGCTGCTGGTTCAAGCGCACCACGATGAGGTTCTTTCCTGGGAATCACAGTCGAGATTGGAGCGGCATTTCCCGGAAGCGGATTCGGTGTGGATCGAGTCGCCACATCTGCTGCTGGCAACGAATCCGGATGTCTGCCGGGAAGCGGTGGTGGAGTTCCTGAGCCGCGTGCCGGCGTAG
- a CDS encoding sialate O-acetylesterase: protein MMPRFLGVTALLLTVLPCGAAVELAPLFQNGAVLQRDRPLPVWGLATPNSQVTAEFAGQKATATADKNGRWKLTLPVQAASAEGRTLTVTEAGAPPVEVKDVLVGEVWLASGQSNMEFRVGQTRPEDQQLAATPTTATLRLFQVPHIVSPNRQDKVPGRWSPATPETVKGFSAVAYFFGRGLSEDIKVPVGLIESNWGGSRIEPWWAEEGLAGIPEYAEQVKRRRASLPGYPEYDQAFRGYLKTLRDWTTTAEQAMDAGKTAPEAPKAPALLNVGSGGETGTYQAMIHPLVPYALRGFLWYQGESNNGDAMAYTTKMQALIDGWRKQFDNKDAPFLFVQIAPYGYGADRTFSLPQLWSAQQAVLAKVPHTGMAVTNDVGNPKDIHPTNKSDVAYRLLQWALADVYGKKGVVRSGPLYSGYKIEGGNIRVTFSETGSGLITRDGKDPDWFEVAGDDGNFVQAEAKIAPDGKSVLVHSDKVATPFQVRFAWSQIAEPNLMNKEKLPAGGFNSHWPVDPTLGELVSVGRPYQSSDANNKGWNAGLTDGTWGNTAGTCYATNETPQFPKTVTIDLGVQRPVQAIRYGVPNIGATKTVAVSVSTDGKNFTEVGRNAFAAKTAGASTARFAATPARFVRATIEDHYPQQDGFDPNFAFLSEVEVYSQAAH, encoded by the coding sequence ATGATGCCCAGATTTCTTGGCGTGACCGCCTTGTTGCTGACGGTGCTGCCCTGCGGAGCAGCGGTGGAATTGGCCCCTCTTTTCCAAAACGGAGCCGTGCTCCAGCGCGACCGTCCCCTGCCGGTCTGGGGACTGGCCACCCCGAACTCACAGGTGACGGCGGAATTCGCCGGACAGAAGGCGACGGCCACCGCGGATAAAAACGGTCGTTGGAAACTCACCCTCCCGGTCCAAGCCGCCAGCGCGGAGGGGCGGACCCTCACGGTGACTGAAGCCGGAGCTCCGCCTGTGGAGGTGAAAGATGTGCTGGTCGGTGAGGTTTGGCTGGCCAGCGGTCAATCGAACATGGAATTCCGGGTCGGCCAGACCCGGCCGGAGGATCAGCAGCTCGCCGCCACTCCGACGACGGCCACGCTGCGCCTGTTCCAGGTTCCCCACATCGTATCCCCCAACCGCCAGGACAAGGTGCCCGGACGCTGGTCTCCGGCCACCCCGGAGACAGTGAAAGGCTTTTCCGCCGTCGCCTATTTCTTCGGTCGCGGGCTCAGCGAGGACATCAAGGTCCCCGTCGGCCTGATCGAGAGCAACTGGGGCGGCTCCCGAATCGAGCCCTGGTGGGCGGAGGAAGGCCTCGCCGGGATCCCGGAATACGCCGAACAGGTCAAACGCCGCCGTGCCTCCCTGCCCGGCTATCCGGAGTATGACCAGGCATTCCGCGGCTACCTGAAAACCCTGCGCGACTGGACGACCACCGCAGAGCAGGCGATGGACGCAGGCAAAACCGCCCCGGAAGCGCCGAAGGCCCCCGCCCTGCTCAATGTCGGCTCCGGCGGTGAAACCGGTACTTACCAGGCGATGATCCATCCACTGGTCCCCTACGCCCTGCGCGGCTTCCTTTGGTATCAAGGCGAGTCGAACAATGGCGACGCGATGGCCTACACCACCAAGATGCAGGCACTGATCGATGGCTGGCGGAAGCAGTTCGACAACAAGGACGCGCCGTTTCTCTTCGTCCAGATCGCACCCTATGGCTACGGTGCGGATCGTACTTTCAGCCTGCCCCAGCTTTGGTCCGCCCAGCAGGCGGTGCTGGCCAAAGTGCCGCACACCGGGATGGCCGTCACCAATGACGTCGGCAACCCGAAGGACATCCACCCCACCAACAAATCGGATGTCGCCTACCGCCTGCTCCAGTGGGCGCTCGCTGATGTGTATGGCAAGAAGGGCGTGGTCCGTTCCGGTCCGCTCTACTCGGGCTACAAGATCGAGGGCGGCAACATCCGTGTGACCTTCAGCGAAACCGGTTCCGGTCTGATCACCCGCGATGGCAAGGATCCGGACTGGTTTGAGGTCGCCGGTGACGATGGCAATTTCGTGCAGGCTGAGGCCAAGATCGCTCCGGATGGCAAGTCGGTGCTGGTGCACAGCGACAAGGTCGCCACGCCCTTCCAGGTCCGCTTCGCTTGGTCGCAGATCGCCGAACCGAACCTAATGAACAAGGAGAAGCTGCCAGCGGGTGGTTTCAACAGCCACTGGCCGGTCGATCCGACCCTCGGCGAACTGGTCTCCGTCGGACGCCCGTATCAATCCAGCGACGCGAACAACAAGGGCTGGAACGCGGGTCTGACCGACGGCACCTGGGGCAACACCGCAGGCACCTGCTACGCCACCAATGAGACACCGCAGTTCCCGAAGACGGTGACGATCGACCTCGGCGTGCAGCGTCCGGTGCAAGCGATCCGCTACGGTGTGCCGAACATCGGCGCGACCAAGACGGTGGCCGTGTCCGTCAGCACCGATGGCAAGAACTTCACGGAAGTGGGTCGCAATGCCTTCGCCGCGAAGACCGCCGGTGCTTCCACAGCACGCTTTGCCGCCACTCCGGCCCGCTTTGTCCGCGCCACCATCGAGGATCATTACCCGCAGCAAGACGGGTTTGATCCAAACTTTGCTTTCCTCTCGGAAGTCGAAGTTTATAGTCAGGCAGCGCATTGA
- the lpxA gene encoding acyl-ACP--UDP-N-acetylglucosamine O-acyltransferase — translation MIHPTAVISPDARLGANVRVGPYCVIGANVEIGDDCVLHSHVVIHGTSKIGKANEFFPFAAVGGKSQDLKYEGEPTYLIVGDRNVFRENCTVHRGTHAHTPTRIGNDNLFLSYSHVAHDCQLGSHIILSNNGTLGGHVTVDDHAIVSGVTAVHQFCRIGQHSITGGCSKIVQDIPPFMIVDGNPASTRGLNLVGLQRRGFSEESIRALKSAYKKLFLKKDANFSIALSSLKATHAASDPQVAHLIEFIESSQRGVSR, via the coding sequence GTGATTCATCCCACCGCGGTCATTTCCCCGGATGCCAGACTCGGCGCGAACGTACGTGTAGGCCCCTATTGCGTCATCGGCGCGAATGTTGAAATCGGCGACGATTGCGTGCTGCATTCCCATGTCGTTATCCACGGCACCTCGAAAATCGGCAAGGCCAACGAGTTCTTTCCTTTCGCCGCCGTGGGCGGGAAATCCCAGGATCTCAAGTATGAGGGGGAGCCGACCTACCTGATCGTTGGCGACCGCAACGTGTTCCGCGAGAACTGCACCGTCCACCGTGGCACGCACGCCCATACACCAACGCGGATCGGCAATGACAACCTGTTCCTGAGTTACTCTCATGTGGCTCACGACTGCCAGCTCGGCAGCCACATCATCCTTTCCAACAACGGCACCCTCGGCGGGCACGTGACGGTGGACGATCACGCCATCGTTTCCGGGGTCACCGCTGTGCACCAGTTCTGCCGCATCGGCCAGCACTCGATCACCGGTGGTTGCTCGAAGATCGTGCAGGACATCCCGCCGTTCATGATCGTGGACGGCAACCCGGCCTCCACCCGCGGCCTCAATCTCGTGGGCCTCCAGCGCCGCGGTTTTTCGGAGGAATCCATCCGTGCCCTCAAGAGCGCCTACAAGAAGCTGTTTCTGAAAAAGGACGCGAACTTCTCGATCGCACTCAGCTCGCTCAAGGCCACCCATGCCGCCTCCGATCCCCAGGTGGCGCACCTCATCGAGTTCATCGAAAGCTCGCAACGCGGAGTGAGCCGCTGA
- a CDS encoding LamG-like jellyroll fold domain-containing protein: MNEASGTIADISGNGLTGTPSAGGLTYAQPSVPAGAYGAITVTAANATALGTSINFTRASSGGFTVNGTAGGVLEKLAEAGPSTGKFTAMAWINSSGLPASTTYRVFGTGPSGGWGLGLGNVDRVKFTTFGNTDYLSTGTYPFNGNWHHLAVTWNNGVVTTYVDGNVAALGSAATTFTDEMTTAFRIGGNANGTDYFNGRIDELKIYDTAMTASEIIAAAVPATVGDPAISGPTNVSGNSNGTSTSLVIPIQNTGATQTLTFSSATLSGADAASFSVADITPSIAPGGMGSATLVFTPSGTRTYVANLNLASNDPVTPTLVIGVSVTVMDPTAVVPASLDFGSLLYTPGAQQLGLTIHNSGGSANLQVVSAVVQGSNPSRFSVASLPAPIAAGADGSLIVAFDPGTEGGNFFDRLVVTTNDPVNPVRTVDLSASVAFTADTGTLQLANGNFNANTWYSENSTAPNGWTNSTNTDGLYGQSGPATPNLTSNAAHFKAAGGMFIQQPLANTNPGLRASALQTVTLGMDVGYRNDAATSGDIVVRVSLVDLTTNQEVAGRNIRIADTGVKAGTASNQLTSVSMLLTYDSSSFPNDPLAIRIRQSLPALPTADTYKATAIVDNVTLHFTGNYAPTAYDTWTVGAGLTPGANDAPGTDADKDGRSNFHEFAFGGNPLSTGSSGEAKALTVDTDGDAFQELILTVAVRAGAEFSGTPSMTASTDGVTYTIEGTTDLTLFTEPVTGPLATPVIPEGWPASPPSGYAYRSFRLVNSPGLSGKGFIRARASQSP; encoded by the coding sequence ATGAATGAGGCCAGTGGCACCATCGCGGATATCTCAGGCAATGGGCTCACCGGCACTCCATCCGCAGGAGGCCTGACTTACGCCCAACCGTCGGTGCCAGCAGGCGCCTATGGTGCCATCACGGTGACTGCGGCGAACGCTACCGCACTCGGGACATCGATCAATTTCACACGAGCCAGCAGTGGTGGCTTCACGGTGAATGGAACGGCGGGTGGAGTATTGGAGAAACTCGCCGAGGCTGGTCCGAGCACGGGGAAATTCACCGCGATGGCATGGATCAATTCCTCGGGCCTGCCTGCCTCCACGACCTATCGTGTTTTCGGTACAGGCCCGTCCGGCGGCTGGGGATTGGGCCTCGGTAATGTGGACCGGGTCAAGTTCACCACGTTCGGGAACACCGACTATCTTTCGACCGGCACCTATCCGTTCAATGGCAACTGGCATCACCTCGCGGTGACATGGAACAATGGCGTGGTGACCACCTATGTGGATGGCAATGTAGCGGCGCTCGGCAGCGCGGCGACAACATTCACCGATGAAATGACGACGGCTTTCCGCATCGGTGGCAATGCCAACGGGACGGATTACTTCAATGGGCGCATCGATGAATTGAAGATCTATGACACGGCGATGACCGCCTCGGAAATTATCGCGGCGGCCGTGCCTGCGACGGTGGGTGACCCGGCGATATCGGGACCGACCAATGTCTCCGGCAATAGCAATGGCACCTCCACCAGTCTGGTCATCCCGATCCAGAATACAGGAGCGACCCAGACATTGACCTTCAGCTCGGCCACTCTGTCCGGCGCCGATGCCGCGAGCTTCTCAGTGGCGGACATCACGCCATCGATCGCGCCTGGCGGCATGGGTTCCGCGACACTCGTTTTCACGCCTTCCGGTACCCGTACCTATGTGGCTAATCTGAACCTGGCCAGCAATGATCCGGTCACGCCCACACTGGTCATCGGGGTATCGGTCACCGTCATGGATCCCACGGCGGTGGTGCCAGCGTCTCTCGATTTCGGAAGCCTGCTTTATACACCCGGTGCCCAGCAACTCGGGTTGACCATTCACAATTCCGGCGGTTCGGCCAATCTCCAGGTGGTGTCCGCAGTTGTGCAGGGATCCAATCCCAGCCGCTTTTCCGTTGCCTCTCTTCCGGCACCGATCGCTGCGGGAGCGGATGGCTCGCTGATCGTGGCTTTCGATCCCGGCACGGAAGGTGGAAATTTCTTCGACCGCCTTGTCGTGACCACCAACGATCCGGTGAACCCCGTCCGCACCGTCGACCTCTCCGCCAGTGTCGCGTTTACGGCGGACACAGGCACTCTCCAGCTTGCCAACGGGAACTTCAACGCGAACACGTGGTATTCCGAAAACAGCACTGCTCCCAACGGTTGGACCAATTCGACAAACACGGACGGACTCTATGGCCAGAGTGGCCCCGCCACTCCGAATCTCACCAGCAACGCCGCTCATTTCAAGGCCGCGGGTGGTATGTTCATCCAGCAACCGCTGGCCAATACGAATCCGGGGCTGAGAGCGTCCGCGCTTCAAACCGTGACGCTTGGGATGGATGTGGGCTATCGCAATGATGCGGCTACATCCGGCGATATCGTGGTCCGTGTCTCTCTGGTGGATCTCACCACCAATCAAGAGGTGGCGGGACGCAATATCCGTATCGCCGATACAGGAGTGAAAGCGGGAACCGCCTCCAACCAGCTCACTTCGGTTTCGATGCTGCTTACCTATGATTCGTCGTCGTTCCCGAATGATCCGCTGGCCATTCGCATCCGGCAGTCGCTTCCCGCGTTGCCGACGGCGGACACCTACAAGGCAACGGCCATCGTGGACAATGTCACGCTTCACTTCACGGGTAACTATGCTCCCACCGCCTACGACACATGGACGGTTGGAGCCGGCCTCACACCCGGCGCCAATGATGCTCCAGGAACCGATGCCGACAAGGATGGCCGCAGCAATTTCCACGAATTCGCCTTCGGCGGGAATCCTCTTTCGACAGGTTCCAGTGGTGAAGCCAAGGCTCTCACGGTGGATACCGATGGGGATGCTTTCCAAGAGCTGATCCTTACCGTCGCCGTACGGGCGGGAGCTGAATTCAGCGGCACACCCTCGATGACCGCCTCCACCGATGGAGTGACCTACACCATCGAGGGTACCACCGATCTGACCCTTTTCACCGAGCCGGTGACGGGTCCTCTCGCCACTCCGGTGATTCCGGAAGGTTGGCCGGCTTCTCCGCCGTCCGGCTATGCCTACAGGTCCTTCAGGCTGGTCAATTCCCCCGGACTGTCCGGAAAAGGATTCATCCGGGCCCGGGCCTCCCAGTCGCCTTGA
- a CDS encoding assimilatory sulfite reductase (NADPH) flavoprotein subunit → MLPEHAPFTPDQRRALEAVLSGLDPVQRGWLSGFLAATGVSAASATVAPAAATKLTVLYGTESGNSEVLADRTAKEAKKRGFQAAVKNMSDIAAADLAKAGNLLVIVSTWGDGEPPESATTFYKEFMGASLALKDVSFSVCALGDTSYDKFCQTGKDFDTKLEALGAKRVTPRTDCDVDYEENYAAWLNTALSAFAPSAPAPAAAAAAPAAPGALVEYGKKNPFPSEVAESLILNGEGSAKETLHIELSLDGSGLVYEPGDALAVLPVNAPDVVQAVLQAAKLTGTESVEVKGEGSKLLADALREDYDITAVSRAVLTKLQAATGSTELAALLADDAKEKLKDWNYGREIVDALETFAPSGLSAAALTGIFRKLPPRLYSIASSPLAHPGEVHLTVAAVRYQAHGKARKGVCSTYLTDLVKKGDNVRVFVQPNKHFRLPDSGETPVIMVGPGTGVAPFRAFVEHRSSLGHPGKNWLFFGDQRYTYDFLYQLEWQDHLKSGALSKLDVAFSRDQPEKIYVQQKMLEHSKEIFAWLEEGAHFYVCGDASRMAHDVHEALLTIVEKQGRKSREDAEAYLEDLKKTKRYQRDVY, encoded by the coding sequence ATGCTCCCCGAGCACGCCCCATTTACTCCCGACCAGCGCCGTGCCCTTGAGGCCGTTCTTTCCGGCCTCGATCCTGTCCAGCGCGGGTGGCTCAGCGGTTTCCTCGCCGCCACCGGCGTTTCCGCCGCTTCGGCTACGGTCGCGCCTGCCGCCGCCACGAAACTGACCGTGCTCTATGGAACCGAGTCCGGTAACTCGGAAGTGCTCGCGGACCGCACCGCCAAGGAAGCCAAGAAGCGCGGCTTCCAAGCGGCGGTAAAGAACATGTCCGATATCGCCGCCGCCGATCTGGCCAAGGCCGGGAACCTGCTGGTGATCGTCAGCACCTGGGGTGACGGCGAACCGCCGGAAAGCGCCACCACATTCTACAAGGAGTTCATGGGAGCCTCGCTGGCGCTGAAGGACGTGTCTTTCTCCGTCTGCGCGCTGGGTGACACCAGCTACGACAAGTTCTGCCAGACCGGTAAGGATTTCGACACCAAGCTCGAAGCCCTCGGTGCCAAGCGCGTGACTCCCCGCACCGACTGCGATGTCGACTACGAGGAAAATTACGCCGCGTGGCTGAACACCGCTCTTTCCGCCTTCGCCCCATCCGCCCCAGCTCCAGCGGCTGCCGCAGCCGCTCCCGCCGCTCCCGGCGCGCTGGTGGAATACGGCAAGAAGAACCCGTTCCCGTCCGAAGTGGCCGAAAGCCTCATTCTGAACGGCGAGGGTTCCGCCAAGGAAACGCTCCACATCGAGCTCTCGCTCGATGGCTCCGGTCTCGTCTATGAGCCGGGTGACGCGCTCGCCGTTCTGCCGGTCAATGCTCCGGACGTGGTGCAAGCCGTGCTCCAGGCTGCCAAGCTCACCGGCACCGAATCGGTGGAGGTGAAGGGCGAGGGGAGCAAGCTGCTCGCCGATGCTCTGCGCGAAGACTACGACATCACCGCCGTTTCCCGTGCGGTGCTGACGAAGCTCCAGGCCGCCACCGGTTCCACCGAACTGGCCGCGCTGCTGGCCGACGATGCCAAGGAAAAGCTCAAGGATTGGAACTACGGTCGTGAGATCGTGGATGCCCTCGAGACCTTTGCTCCGAGCGGCCTGTCCGCCGCCGCGCTCACCGGCATCTTCCGCAAGCTGCCGCCGCGTCTCTACTCGATCGCCTCCAGCCCGCTCGCCCATCCGGGTGAAGTGCACCTCACCGTTGCCGCGGTGCGTTACCAAGCCCACGGCAAGGCTCGCAAGGGTGTGTGTTCCACCTACCTCACGGATCTCGTGAAGAAGGGCGACAACGTCCGCGTCTTCGTCCAGCCGAACAAGCACTTCCGCCTCCCGGACTCCGGCGAGACCCCGGTGATCATGGTCGGCCCGGGCACGGGCGTCGCACCGTTCCGCGCCTTCGTCGAACACCGCTCCTCGCTGGGCCACCCGGGCAAGAACTGGCTGTTCTTCGGCGACCAGCGCTACACCTACGACTTCCTCTATCAGCTCGAGTGGCAGGACCATCTCAAGTCCGGAGCCCTCTCGAAGCTCGACGTCGCCTTCTCCCGCGACCAACCCGAGAAGATCTACGTGCAGCAGAAGATGCTGGAGCACTCCAAGGAGATCTTCGCCTGGCTCGAGGAAGGCGCCCACTTCTACGTCTGCGGTGATGCCTCGCGCATGGCCCACGACGTCCACGAAGCCCTGCTCACCATCGTCGAGAAACAGGGCCGCAAGTCCCGCGAGGATGCGGAAGCCTACCTCGAAGACCTCAAGAAGACGAAGCGCTACCAGCGCGATGTCTATTGA